Proteins from a single region of Altererythrobacter sp. Root672:
- a CDS encoding sugar porter family MFS transporter — MNTTTRNSVNGALIGAIVAVATIGGLLFGYDSGAVNGTQTGLTAEFHLTSAGLGFTVGSLLIGCAVGAFFAGRLADVVGRRTVMIFAAGLFVFGALIQGLTDIHTLFVAARFAGGMAVGAASVLSPLYISEVAPANIRGRLTTVQQVMIITGLTAAFVVNYFLAQAAGSSLGEVAGRPAWRWMYLAQAVPAVVFLVALFFIPESPRYLVSRKRVDEARKVLTSLFGPAEADRKIGDIQASFSADHRPSFRDVAAPGTVFRPIVWAGIMLATFQQFVGINIIFYYGETLWKLAGVSEEVALERNIISGVVSIAAVFAALLVIDKVGRKPLLLIGSVGMAVTLGAMTWAFSTAGQDAAGNLQLSEMAGLTALAAANLYVIFFNFSWGPVMWVMLGEMFPNQMRGSALAVAGLAQWGANYLVVQSFPAMADGLGLAGTYALYTVAAAVSIFLVRSFINETKGKELEEMEG; from the coding sequence ATGAACACGACAACGCGCAACAGCGTCAATGGGGCGCTTATCGGGGCGATCGTCGCAGTGGCGACGATTGGCGGCCTGCTGTTCGGTTACGACAGCGGCGCCGTGAACGGCACCCAGACCGGCCTCACGGCAGAATTCCATCTCACGTCCGCCGGGCTCGGCTTCACCGTCGGCTCGCTGCTGATCGGTTGCGCGGTCGGCGCGTTCTTTGCCGGGCGGCTGGCCGATGTCGTAGGCCGCCGGACGGTCATGATCTTCGCCGCGGGCCTGTTCGTGTTCGGCGCGCTGATCCAGGGCCTGACTGACATCCACACGCTGTTCGTCGCCGCGCGCTTCGCTGGCGGCATGGCGGTCGGCGCAGCGAGCGTGCTCTCGCCGCTCTACATCTCCGAAGTCGCCCCGGCCAACATCCGCGGGCGGCTGACAACGGTGCAGCAGGTGATGATCATCACCGGCCTGACCGCCGCGTTCGTGGTCAACTATTTCCTCGCCCAGGCGGCTGGCAGCTCGCTCGGCGAAGTCGCCGGACGCCCGGCCTGGCGCTGGATGTACCTGGCGCAGGCCGTCCCGGCCGTGGTGTTCCTGGTGGCGCTGTTCTTCATCCCGGAAAGCCCGCGCTACCTCGTCAGCCGCAAGCGCGTCGACGAAGCGCGCAAGGTGTTGACCAGCCTGTTCGGACCCGCGGAAGCGGACCGCAAGATTGGCGACATCCAGGCGAGCTTCTCGGCCGACCACCGCCCGAGCTTCCGCGACGTGGCGGCGCCGGGCACGGTGTTCCGCCCGATCGTCTGGGCTGGCATCATGCTGGCGACATTCCAGCAGTTCGTCGGCATCAACATCATCTTCTACTACGGCGAAACGCTGTGGAAGCTGGCGGGCGTGTCGGAAGAAGTCGCGCTCGAACGCAACATCATTTCCGGCGTCGTTTCGATCGCGGCGGTGTTCGCGGCACTGCTGGTGATCGATAAAGTCGGGCGCAAGCCGCTGCTGCTGATCGGCTCGGTCGGCATGGCGGTGACGTTGGGCGCGATGACCTGGGCCTTCAGCACTGCCGGGCAGGACGCTGCGGGCAACCTGCAACTCAGCGAGATGGCCGGGCTTACCGCGCTCGCCGCCGCCAACCTCTATGTAATTTTCTTCAACTTCAGCTGGGGCCCGGTGATGTGGGTCATGCTCGGCGAGATGTTCCCCAACCAGATGCGCGGTTCGGCGCTGGCGGTGGCGGGTCTCGCCCAGTGGGGTGCCAACTACCTCGTTGTGCAGAGCTTCCCGGCGATGGCCGATGGCCTGGGCCTCGCGGGGACTTACGCGCTCTACACCGTGGCGGCCGCCGTCAGCATCTTCCTGGTCCGGTCCTTCATCAACGAGACCAAGGGCAAGGAACTGGAGGAGATGGAGGGCTGA
- a CDS encoding tryptophan halogenase family protein: protein MSPAEKTPVRVVVLGGGTAGWMSAAALARLLGDLVEVELVESEDIGIVGVGEATLPHIRGFVERLGIDEAAFMKATHATYKLGIDFRDFGKIGESYIHPFGSFGEEVAGVGFHHYWLELQRQGMADPLGSYSLAVEAALANKFAPPAQDTSLASSYGYAYQFDATLFGPFMREFGLGIGVKRTEGKVIEVRQDAESGDVTTLVLEDGREISGDLFIDCSGFRSLMLGQTLGEEWEDWTPWLPCDRAAAMPCDHVTEEIEPYTRAIARPAGWQWRIPLQHRIGNGYVFSSAFISEDEACEFLLANVEGTPRAEPRLLRFKAGRRRHSWNRNVIAVGLASGFLEPLESTSIYLAQMAITYLIELFPLGGKADARDRAEFNRLVDMEYDRVRDFLILHYHATTRDDSEFWNHVRTMKVPDTLASKMELWRETARVEKYSDGLFYDASWIAVYLGQGVVPDRYDPRVGIPDPARVARAMGSLQGAIRSEVAAMPGHREYLTAARERLAEPL, encoded by the coding sequence ATGAGCCCTGCTGAAAAGACCCCAGTCCGCGTGGTCGTCCTTGGCGGCGGCACCGCCGGATGGATGAGCGCAGCAGCGCTCGCTCGCCTGCTTGGCGACCTGGTCGAAGTCGAGCTGGTCGAGAGCGAGGACATCGGCATCGTCGGCGTAGGCGAAGCTACGCTGCCGCATATTCGCGGGTTCGTCGAACGGCTCGGGATCGACGAAGCGGCGTTCATGAAAGCGACCCACGCCACCTACAAGCTCGGCATCGACTTCCGCGATTTCGGCAAGATCGGCGAAAGCTACATCCACCCGTTCGGCAGCTTCGGCGAGGAAGTGGCCGGGGTGGGCTTCCACCACTACTGGCTCGAACTGCAGCGGCAGGGGATGGCCGACCCGCTCGGCTCCTACTCGCTGGCGGTCGAGGCCGCGCTCGCCAACAAGTTCGCGCCTCCGGCACAGGACACCAGCCTCGCCTCGTCATACGGCTATGCCTACCAGTTCGACGCCACGCTGTTCGGACCATTCATGCGCGAATTCGGCCTCGGCATCGGGGTCAAGCGCACCGAGGGCAAAGTGATCGAAGTGCGGCAGGACGCGGAGAGCGGGGACGTGACCACGCTCGTGCTCGAAGATGGGCGCGAGATCTCGGGCGACTTGTTCATCGACTGCTCGGGCTTCCGCTCGCTCATGCTTGGGCAGACGCTGGGCGAAGAGTGGGAGGACTGGACCCCCTGGCTCCCGTGCGACCGCGCAGCGGCCATGCCGTGCGACCACGTGACCGAGGAGATCGAGCCCTACACCCGGGCCATCGCACGCCCCGCCGGATGGCAATGGCGCATCCCGCTGCAGCACCGCATCGGCAACGGCTATGTCTTCTCGAGCGCGTTCATCTCCGAGGACGAGGCCTGCGAATTCCTGCTCGCGAATGTCGAAGGCACGCCGCGCGCCGAGCCGCGCCTGCTGCGCTTCAAGGCCGGCCGCCGGCGCCATTCGTGGAACCGCAACGTCATCGCGGTCGGGCTCGCCAGCGGGTTCCTCGAACCGCTCGAATCCACCTCGATCTATCTCGCGCAGATGGCGATCACTTACCTGATCGAGCTGTTCCCGCTCGGCGGCAAAGCCGATGCCCGCGACCGCGCCGAGTTCAACCGGCTGGTGGACATGGAATACGATCGCGTGCGCGACTTCCTGATCCTCCACTACCACGCCACCACGCGCGACGATTCCGAGTTCTGGAACCACGTCCGCACGATGAAGGTGCCCGACACGCTGGCGAGCAAGATGGAACTGTGGCGCGAAACCGCCCGGGTGGAGAAATACTCCGACGGCTTGTTCTACGATGCCAGCTGGATTGCGGTCTATCTCGGCCAAGGCGTGGTGCCTGACCGCTACGATCCGCGCGTCGGCATTCCCGATCCGGCGCGCGTCGCTCGGGCGATGGGTTCGCTCCAGGGAGCGATCCGCAGCGAGGTCGCGGCGATGCCTGGCCACCGCGAATACCTGACGGCCGCACGCGAACGCCTGGCGGAGCCGCTGTGA